One segment of Pontibacter akesuensis DNA contains the following:
- the cysQ gene encoding 3'(2'),5'-bisphosphate nucleotidase CysQ, producing MDISELVQIAREAALKAGEAILKVYASGDFDVNLKTDDSPLTKADKAAHSIITAYLQKTGLPILSEEGAQTDFQERTKWPLYWLVDPLDGTKEFIKRNGEFTVNIALMQDNIPVAGVIFAPVPQVLYYGSKETKVYKEAAGKKVLLHPLQEKLSIEALLQKDEVIVVASRSHLSPETEQFIHQFKNVRLETMGSSFKLMLLAENKADIYPRFAPTMEWDTAAGHAILRAVNRSVYQADLQHDLEYNKPNLLNPSFVAY from the coding sequence ATGGATATTTCTGAATTAGTGCAGATTGCGCGAGAAGCGGCGCTGAAGGCAGGCGAAGCCATCCTGAAAGTGTATGCCTCCGGCGATTTTGATGTGAACCTGAAGACAGATGACTCACCACTCACGAAGGCGGACAAAGCCGCCCATTCCATCATTACCGCGTATCTGCAGAAAACAGGGCTGCCCATACTTTCAGAGGAGGGCGCTCAAACGGATTTTCAGGAAAGGACAAAATGGCCGTTGTACTGGCTTGTAGACCCGCTTGACGGCACCAAAGAGTTTATCAAACGCAACGGAGAATTTACAGTAAACATTGCCCTGATGCAGGACAACATCCCGGTGGCAGGTGTTATTTTCGCACCTGTGCCACAGGTGCTGTACTATGGCTCCAAAGAGACGAAGGTGTACAAAGAAGCCGCCGGAAAGAAGGTGCTGCTGCACCCGCTGCAGGAAAAGCTAAGTATAGAGGCGCTGCTGCAGAAAGACGAGGTTATCGTTGTGGCTTCCCGCTCTCACCTGTCTCCTGAAACAGAGCAGTTCATCCATCAGTTTAAAAACGTGCGGCTGGAGACGATGGGCAGTTCCTTTAAGCTGATGTTACTGGCCGAGAACAAAGCAGACATTTACCCCCGGTTTGCCCCTACCATGGAGTGGGACACCGCGGCCGGCCACGCCATACTTCGGGCCGTGAACCGCAGCGTGTACCAGGCAGACCTGCAACACGACCTGGAATACAACAAGCCAAACCTGCTGAATCCCTCTTTTGTGGCCTACTAA
- the cysC gene encoding adenylyl-sulfate kinase — MKHLFPFDSQVGYCQRKEMMQQEPRLVFLTGLSGSGKSTLALRLEHYLFHQGYKVFLLDGDNVRNGLNKDLSFTAEDRKENIRRVGEVARLMLDAGLVVICAFISPYKEERHLVQEIVGQNRFTEVYVNCSLQVCEQRDTKGLYAKARRGEIKNFTGISAPYESPLAPDVELKTDQEAIEESLLKLIEVVEPQLKPQQRMKVLSQV; from the coding sequence ATGAAGCACTTATTCCCTTTCGACTCCCAGGTAGGCTACTGCCAACGGAAAGAGATGATGCAGCAGGAACCGCGCCTGGTATTTTTAACCGGCTTGTCGGGTTCGGGAAAAAGTACGCTGGCCCTGCGGCTGGAGCATTACCTTTTTCACCAGGGATACAAAGTGTTTTTGCTGGACGGGGACAATGTGCGCAACGGGCTGAACAAAGACTTAAGCTTTACGGCGGAGGATCGGAAAGAAAACATCCGGCGCGTAGGCGAAGTGGCCAGGCTGATGCTGGATGCCGGATTGGTTGTGATCTGCGCCTTTATCTCTCCTTACAAAGAAGAACGGCACCTGGTGCAGGAGATAGTGGGGCAAAACCGCTTTACAGAAGTATATGTGAACTGCTCGCTGCAAGTATGCGAGCAGCGGGATACCAAAGGACTGTACGCCAAAGCCAGGCGCGGCGAAATAAAGAACTTTACCGGCATCAGCGCCCCTTATGAGTCTCCCCTTGCCCCGGATGTTGAACTGAAGACGGACCAGGAGGCCATTGAGGAGTCGCTGCTCAAACTGATTGAGGTAGTGGAGCCGCAACTAAAGCCGCAGCAACGTATGAAAGTGCTGTCGCAAGTATAA
- a CDS encoding sulfotransferase domain-containing protein — protein MKILQGGAPKCGNFWLYQIIQQLLERTGYDTSTFIQKQPIYKLAQKWELNYPTQASIDMVDITDLQLSYRISSIFRMPIENIESYLKQTNHVWTHSPICKRSPELLNLFDKKVYIVRDPRDRAISASKYYTSEYMLKYYPQEETNAQRYLEKHFEELMLEWVWHVYDHVRLSREHNIHIAFYEGFLLDFQQELGRLLTYLGVDLPQQEREELQEAMSFSTLKKKNPKHLKKGTSGYWMDQLTEAQTEKASIVAGPLMDFLGYPSGKDQPMNYAPEPAHQDFEQLKQQIIAAQQPLYQS, from the coding sequence ATGAAAATCCTGCAAGGCGGCGCACCCAAGTGCGGTAACTTCTGGCTCTACCAAATCATCCAGCAATTACTCGAGCGCACCGGCTACGACACATCCACATTCATTCAGAAACAGCCTATTTACAAGCTCGCACAGAAGTGGGAGCTGAACTATCCGACACAGGCGAGCATCGATATGGTGGATATAACTGACCTGCAACTCAGCTATCGAATCAGCAGTATCTTCCGAATGCCCATCGAGAATATTGAAAGTTACCTTAAACAGACCAACCACGTGTGGACGCACTCGCCGATTTGCAAGCGCAGCCCGGAACTTCTGAACCTGTTCGATAAGAAAGTATACATAGTGCGCGACCCGCGCGACAGGGCCATTTCAGCCTCCAAGTACTATACTTCGGAGTACATGCTGAAATACTATCCGCAGGAGGAAACGAATGCGCAGCGCTACCTGGAGAAGCACTTTGAGGAGCTGATGCTGGAGTGGGTGTGGCACGTGTACGATCATGTGCGCCTAAGCCGGGAACATAACATCCATATCGCTTTCTACGAAGGCTTTCTGCTCGACTTTCAGCAGGAACTGGGCCGGCTGCTAACATATTTGGGTGTTGATCTGCCGCAGCAGGAGCGGGAGGAACTGCAGGAGGCAATGAGCTTCTCGACACTCAAAAAGAAAAACCCGAAGCACCTCAAAAAAGGCACGTCGGGGTATTGGATGGATCAGCTGACGGAGGCGCAAACAGAAAAAGCCAGCATAGTTGCCGGTCCCTTGATGGATTTTCTGGGCTATCCGTCAGGCAAAGATCAACCGATGAACTATGCCCCCGAGCCCGCCCATCAGGATTTTGAGCAGCTGAAGCAACAGATTATTGCGGCACAACAGCCGCTCTACCAAAGCTGA
- a CDS encoding gamma-glutamyl-gamma-aminobutyrate hydrolase family protein, whose translation MANLTKKYKIDRNRPTIGVTGPDKGGGTAWFFTAFGILLAGGWPVRITPSRPRTADGLQALVVGGGADVDPSTYEQDHVFDEYLQRTLKHPTKNIFQRVGRFARWLYYPALFLTRKLFSRKRSRSHGLDHARDHLEIQLIDQAVKKQLPILGICRGSQLLNVYFRGTLYQDINTFYLEEPNPSSIFPVKRVYIKEGSKLGSILGTRQLDVNALHNQAVKEPGKDIDIVAQEANQVVQGIENTVQEFVIGVQWHPEYLPQKKAHRRIFQTLVQHAAQVNQQIEERDMQEALAAPENEMLQAVHEQEEKLLQQQQNQF comes from the coding sequence ATGGCTAACCTGACGAAGAAGTATAAAATAGACCGCAACAGACCAACTATCGGCGTGACGGGGCCGGACAAAGGCGGAGGAACGGCCTGGTTTTTTACAGCGTTCGGAATTTTGCTGGCGGGTGGCTGGCCCGTACGGATTACCCCCTCCCGCCCCCGCACCGCCGACGGATTGCAGGCGCTGGTGGTAGGCGGAGGCGCCGACGTAGACCCCAGCACGTATGAGCAGGACCATGTTTTTGATGAGTACCTGCAGCGCACCCTCAAGCACCCCACCAAAAATATCTTCCAGCGCGTGGGCCGTTTTGCCCGCTGGCTATACTACCCGGCTCTTTTCTTGACCCGCAAGCTTTTCAGCCGCAAGCGCAGCCGCAGCCATGGATTAGACCATGCCCGCGACCACCTTGAGATCCAACTGATAGACCAGGCGGTAAAGAAACAACTTCCTATACTTGGAATTTGCCGGGGCTCACAGCTGCTCAACGTCTACTTCCGCGGCACGCTTTACCAGGACATTAACACCTTTTACCTCGAGGAGCCCAATCCATCGAGTATTTTCCCAGTGAAGCGCGTGTACATTAAAGAGGGAAGCAAACTCGGCAGCATACTTGGCACCCGGCAACTGGATGTAAATGCGCTGCATAACCAGGCGGTCAAAGAACCCGGCAAAGACATCGACATAGTAGCCCAGGAGGCAAACCAGGTGGTGCAGGGCATTGAGAACACAGTTCAGGAATTTGTGATTGGCGTACAGTGGCACCCGGAGTACCTGCCGCAAAAGAAAGCGCATCGCCGCATTTTCCAGACACTTGTACAGCATGCGGCACAGGTGAACCAGCAGATTGAGGAAAGGGATATGCAGGAAGCACTTGCCGCGCCCGAAAACGAGATGCTGCAAGCAGTGCACGAGCAGGAAGAAAAGCTACTGCAGCAACAGCAAAATCAATTTTAA
- a CDS encoding amidoligase family protein produces the protein MQFNQLSVQHNKNGNLRTVGFELEFTNVGVEEAVQIIQQLYGGKVQEAHRFSQKVVDTTIGDFTVEFDLTLLTEKNYKKAFDKLHINLNEYKIGEDTLEDSVETMLESVVGKIFPYEIATPPVPCNELEQLEKLREALYAHHAKGTKDFITNAFGTHINVEVPDTEPRTLLNYLRAFLLLYPWLLEVGETDFARRVSPFIDPYPEAYAKVILAPTYEPDLETLIRDYHLYNPDRNRPLDMYPLFSALSKETVSEFQDVGKVKDRETFHYRLPNSSISQPDWTLAQEWNNWVVLDDLANEPDKIAKMSEEYLYLKDKSLLGFEGKWTKETAKWLT, from the coding sequence ATGCAATTTAATCAACTGTCTGTACAGCATAATAAGAACGGGAACCTGCGTACCGTTGGGTTTGAGCTTGAGTTTACAAACGTAGGTGTGGAAGAGGCTGTGCAGATTATACAGCAACTGTACGGCGGAAAAGTGCAGGAGGCGCACCGTTTTTCGCAGAAGGTGGTGGATACAACAATTGGTGATTTTACAGTGGAGTTTGACCTGACGCTGCTGACGGAAAAGAACTACAAGAAAGCCTTCGATAAGCTGCACATCAACCTGAACGAGTACAAGATCGGCGAAGACACGTTGGAAGACAGCGTGGAAACAATGCTGGAAAGTGTGGTCGGCAAAATATTCCCCTACGAGATCGCCACGCCTCCGGTACCCTGCAATGAATTGGAACAGTTGGAAAAGCTGCGGGAAGCCCTGTATGCGCATCATGCCAAGGGTACGAAGGATTTTATAACCAACGCCTTCGGCACACACATCAACGTGGAGGTGCCCGATACAGAGCCGCGTACGCTGCTCAATTACCTGCGCGCTTTCCTGCTGCTTTACCCTTGGCTGCTGGAAGTCGGGGAAACGGATTTTGCCCGTCGGGTGAGCCCGTTTATCGATCCTTACCCGGAGGCTTACGCGAAAGTTATACTTGCACCGACATACGAGCCGGACCTGGAAACGCTTATCCGCGATTACCACCTCTACAACCCCGACCGCAACCGGCCGCTGGACATGTACCCGCTTTTTTCTGCGCTTAGTAAAGAGACGGTATCAGAGTTCCAGGATGTGGGCAAGGTGAAGGACAGGGAAACATTCCATTACCGCTTGCCAAACAGTTCTATCTCGCAACCCGACTGGACGCTGGCTCAGGAGTGGAACAACTGGGTGGTATTGGATGACCTGGCAAATGAGCCAGATAAAATCGCGAAAATGAGTGAAGAGTACCTGTACCTGAAAGACAAGTCGTTGCTCGGGTTTGAGGGCAAGTGGACAAAAGAAACTGCAAAATGGCTAACCTGA
- a CDS encoding ROK family protein produces the protein MPEFVLGVDIGGTHITAAVIDLSSRAILQETLSRAPVDSGGSVQQVITTWSSAMHAAIRKSGQQVRRMGIAMPGPFDYEYGVALMQNQGKYDHLYGVNVRPLLAQELQVPEENILFQNDAPCFLQGEFFGGAAKGCTRAIGMTLGTGLGSTWYANGKAVDADRWNTPFGDSIAEEYLSSRWFVKRFEELTGQQVPNVKAIVDQFPTEPKVQQLFDEFGKNLGVFLIPFAQERNPEVIVLGGNIAKALPLFAPLLLQTLHQQNVHVPVKQAQLGEEAALIGAASLWKQA, from the coding sequence ATGCCAGAATTTGTACTTGGTGTAGATATCGGAGGCACCCACATAACAGCTGCGGTAATTGATCTAAGCAGCCGCGCAATTCTGCAGGAAACCCTAAGCCGGGCACCCGTAGACTCCGGCGGTTCGGTGCAGCAGGTAATAACCACCTGGAGCAGCGCCATGCATGCCGCCATCCGGAAATCAGGACAGCAGGTGCGCCGAATGGGTATTGCCATGCCTGGCCCTTTTGATTATGAGTATGGCGTGGCGCTGATGCAAAACCAAGGCAAGTATGATCACTTGTATGGCGTCAATGTCAGGCCGTTGCTGGCCCAGGAGCTGCAGGTGCCGGAGGAAAATATCCTGTTTCAGAACGATGCTCCCTGCTTTCTGCAGGGCGAGTTTTTTGGCGGCGCAGCAAAAGGATGCACCAGGGCCATCGGCATGACTTTAGGAACTGGTTTGGGATCTACGTGGTATGCGAACGGCAAAGCAGTGGACGCCGACAGGTGGAATACCCCTTTTGGCGATAGTATAGCGGAGGAGTACCTCAGCTCGCGCTGGTTTGTGAAGCGCTTTGAGGAGCTGACAGGACAGCAGGTGCCCAATGTTAAAGCCATTGTTGACCAATTTCCTACAGAGCCGAAAGTGCAGCAACTGTTTGATGAGTTTGGGAAAAACCTGGGTGTTTTCCTGATCCCTTTCGCGCAGGAGCGGAACCCAGAGGTGATTGTGTTGGGTGGCAACATTGCCAAAGCGCTGCCGCTTTTTGCCCCTTTGCTGCTTCAAACGCTGCACCAGCAAAACGTTCATGTTCCGGTAAAGCAGGCGCAGTTAGGTGAGGAAGCCGCCTTAATTGGAGCAGCTAGCTTATGGAAGCAAGCGTAA
- a CDS encoding GH92 family glycosyl hydrolase → MKKLLLPVLLLSPILLLAQSKPAHDLVKYVNPMIGTAKMGHTYPGATVPFGMVQLSPDTDTIPYAVDGKYNKDVYKYCAGYQYDDPTIVGFSHTHFSGTGHSDLGDFLIAPTTGKLQLNPGTEDKPESGYRSAFSHANEKAEPAYYKVKLDDHNILAELTATNRVGMHQYTFPKSDEAHIILDLMSGIYNYDGKNTWTFVRVENDTLITGYRQTNGWARTRTVYFAMAFNKPFHQYGNKNYEEEQVYKGFWRKFDQTKNFPEFAGKKLRAYFDFKTEEGEKIKIKFALSPVSTAGALANMRAEIPHWDFERVKQEGQANWNKELNKVVVDASKDNLTNFYTAMYHSFLGPTTYMDVDGKYRGLDMNVHQAKDFTNYTSFSLWDTYRALHPLFNILQPARNADMVKSMLAHYDQSVHNMLPVWSHHANENWCMIGYHAVPVIADAVIKGNAGFDVNRALEACVTTARNNYYDGLNYYMEMDYVPEDKNGSSVSKTLEYAYDDWCIAQMAKKLNRQDIYEEFMKRASNYKNVYDSKSGYMRPKLSDGSWKKEFDPLDTHGQGFIEGNSWNYSLYVPHDPAEMIKMMGGKQRFAQHLDSLFTMDLPDKYFANTEDISRDGIIGNYVHGNEPSHHVAYLYNWTNEPWKTQERTRMVLKAMYKPTVDGLGGNDDFGQMSAWYIFSSLGFYPVAPGSDHYAIGSPAVKSANINLENGKTFNIEVKNQKDKNVYVQKIELNGKSIDRSYITHSEIMNGGKITFYMGSKPNKKLMAVAE, encoded by the coding sequence ATGAAGAAGCTTTTACTACCCGTTCTGCTACTCTCTCCCATACTTTTGCTGGCACAATCCAAGCCTGCGCATGACCTGGTGAAGTACGTTAACCCGATGATCGGCACGGCCAAAATGGGGCATACGTATCCGGGAGCCACGGTGCCATTTGGTATGGTGCAGCTAAGCCCGGACACCGACACCATTCCGTATGCGGTGGATGGCAAGTATAACAAGGATGTTTACAAGTACTGCGCAGGTTACCAGTATGACGATCCAACCATCGTTGGTTTTAGCCATACGCATTTTAGTGGCACCGGCCACTCTGACCTGGGCGATTTTCTGATTGCGCCTACCACAGGTAAACTGCAGCTGAACCCCGGTACGGAAGACAAACCAGAGAGCGGTTACCGCTCGGCTTTCTCACATGCCAACGAAAAGGCCGAACCTGCCTATTATAAAGTGAAGCTGGACGACCACAACATCCTAGCGGAACTGACTGCCACAAACCGGGTAGGCATGCACCAGTACACGTTCCCTAAATCAGACGAGGCGCACATTATACTTGATTTGATGTCAGGCATTTATAACTATGACGGTAAAAACACCTGGACTTTTGTGCGGGTGGAGAACGATACACTGATTACCGGTTACCGCCAAACCAATGGCTGGGCCAGAACACGCACCGTATACTTTGCCATGGCCTTCAACAAGCCTTTTCACCAGTACGGTAACAAGAACTACGAGGAGGAGCAGGTGTACAAGGGCTTCTGGCGCAAGTTTGATCAGACCAAGAACTTCCCCGAGTTTGCCGGTAAAAAGCTACGCGCCTACTTTGACTTTAAAACGGAGGAAGGAGAGAAGATCAAAATAAAATTTGCCCTCTCACCGGTAAGCACAGCGGGCGCGCTTGCGAACATGCGCGCCGAAATTCCGCATTGGGACTTTGAGCGGGTAAAGCAGGAAGGGCAGGCTAACTGGAACAAGGAACTTAACAAGGTGGTAGTAGACGCCAGCAAGGACAACCTGACGAATTTCTACACGGCCATGTACCATTCCTTCCTGGGCCCGACAACCTATATGGATGTGGACGGCAAGTACCGGGGCCTCGACATGAACGTGCACCAGGCGAAGGATTTTACGAACTACACCAGCTTCTCGCTTTGGGATACGTACCGCGCGCTGCACCCGCTGTTTAACATTCTGCAGCCCGCCCGCAATGCCGATATGGTGAAGTCGATGCTCGCGCATTACGACCAGAGCGTGCACAACATGCTGCCGGTTTGGTCGCATCATGCCAACGAAAACTGGTGTATGATCGGCTACCATGCCGTGCCGGTGATTGCGGATGCGGTAATTAAAGGAAACGCCGGTTTTGATGTGAACCGGGCACTGGAAGCCTGTGTCACCACCGCCCGAAACAACTACTACGATGGCCTGAACTACTACATGGAGATGGACTACGTGCCGGAGGACAAGAACGGTTCCTCTGTATCAAAAACGCTGGAGTACGCCTACGACGACTGGTGCATCGCCCAGATGGCCAAGAAGCTGAACCGCCAGGACATCTACGAGGAGTTTATGAAGCGCGCCTCCAACTACAAGAATGTGTATGATTCTAAGTCTGGTTACATGCGCCCGAAGTTAAGCGATGGCTCCTGGAAAAAGGAGTTTGACCCACTCGATACGCACGGGCAAGGCTTTATTGAGGGCAACTCCTGGAACTACAGCCTCTATGTGCCGCACGATCCGGCCGAGATGATAAAGATGATGGGCGGGAAGCAGCGCTTTGCCCAGCACCTGGACTCGCTCTTCACTATGGACCTGCCGGACAAATACTTTGCGAATACGGAAGACATTTCCCGTGATGGCATCATCGGCAACTACGTGCACGGCAACGAACCTTCGCACCACGTGGCCTACCTTTACAACTGGACAAATGAGCCCTGGAAAACGCAGGAGCGAACGCGTATGGTGTTGAAGGCCATGTATAAACCGACTGTTGACGGTCTCGGCGGCAACGACGACTTTGGACAGATGAGTGCCTGGTACATCTTTAGCTCGCTTGGCTTTTACCCCGTTGCTCCCGGCTCGGACCACTATGCCATCGGCAGCCCTGCAGTAAAATCGGCCAATATAAACCTGGAGAACGGGAAGACCTTCAACATTGAGGTGAAGAATCAGAAGGATAAGAACGTGTATGTGCAGAAGATCGAGCTGAATGGCAAGTCTATCGACCGCAGCTACATTACACATAGCGAGATTATGAATGGGGGCAAAATTACCTTTTACATGGGCAGCAAACCAAACAAGAAGCTGATGGCAGTGGCTGAATAA
- a CDS encoding GH92 family glycosyl hydrolase has protein sequence MKLKSQITYLLLAFSVGAVSPALAQQKQKPFEPEELVNPLMGTDSKVSLSNGNTYPAVAVPWGMNLWTAQTGKMGNGWAYTYDADQIKGFKQTHQPSPWMNDYGQFVIMPVTGKVKFREEDRASWFSHKSEVAKPYFYSVYLADHDVTTEFTPTERAAQFRFTYPKSDSSFIVIDALDKGSYVKVLPEQNKIIGYTTRAARSNPVNFKNYFVIYIDKPLKVAYTWHDSTLVKDALEMEANHAGAIVGFKTAKGEKVNLRVASSFISMEQAELNLQRELAKDDFEATKRKAKEKWHKALSRIIVEGGTDEQLRTFYSCLYRTLFFPHKMYELNAAGEPVHYSPYDGKTYDGYRFAGTGFWDTFRALYPFLNLVYPAINKEMQAGLVNDYKEGGWLPEWSSPGYANIMVGNNSASVVADAYMKGLRGYDIETLYEALLHGANNEGPITAIGRAGADYYNKLGYVPYDVKINENAARTLEYAYDDFAIYQLAKALKKPQQEIDLYAKRSQNYRHLFDPSTGLMRGKNQDGTFQSPFNPFKWGDAFTEGNSWHYSWSVFHDVQGLVDLMGGKRNFVAKLDSVFSLPPVYDESYYGGVIHEIREMQIANMGQYAHGNQPIQHMIYLYNYAGAPWKAQYWVRETMNRMYKPIPDGYIGDEDNGQTSAWYVFSAMGFYPVTPAVNQYVIGAPLFRKITLKLESGKEFVIEAPNNSAQNLYIQQARLNGKKYDKNWISHETILKGGKLKFDMVVTPNTTRGISESAFPYSFSRDEQQ, from the coding sequence ATGAAATTAAAATCGCAAATAACTTACCTTCTCCTGGCATTTTCTGTAGGCGCAGTGTCTCCCGCCCTTGCACAGCAAAAACAAAAGCCGTTTGAACCCGAGGAATTGGTAAACCCGCTTATGGGCACTGACTCAAAAGTCAGCTTGTCGAATGGCAACACCTACCCTGCTGTGGCTGTACCCTGGGGCATGAACCTCTGGACCGCCCAAACGGGTAAAATGGGAAACGGCTGGGCCTATACGTATGATGCGGACCAGATAAAAGGCTTTAAGCAAACACACCAGCCCTCGCCCTGGATGAACGACTACGGTCAGTTCGTGATTATGCCCGTAACGGGCAAAGTTAAGTTTCGGGAGGAGGACAGGGCCAGCTGGTTTTCACACAAATCTGAGGTAGCCAAACCCTATTTCTACAGCGTCTATCTGGCTGACCACGACGTCACCACAGAGTTCACTCCAACCGAACGCGCCGCGCAATTCCGTTTTACCTACCCCAAATCCGACAGCTCCTTTATCGTCATCGACGCCCTGGACAAAGGCTCATACGTGAAGGTGCTTCCGGAACAAAACAAAATCATCGGTTATACTACCCGCGCCGCACGCAGCAACCCGGTAAATTTCAAAAACTACTTCGTCATCTATATTGATAAGCCCTTGAAGGTGGCCTATACCTGGCACGACTCTACCCTGGTAAAAGATGCGCTGGAGATGGAGGCCAACCATGCCGGAGCAATTGTAGGCTTTAAAACAGCGAAGGGCGAAAAGGTTAACCTGCGGGTCGCCTCCTCTTTTATAAGTATGGAGCAGGCAGAGTTAAACCTGCAGCGGGAATTGGCAAAGGATGATTTTGAGGCTACCAAACGCAAAGCCAAAGAAAAGTGGCATAAAGCCCTGAGCCGCATCATCGTTGAGGGAGGCACAGACGAGCAACTGCGCACCTTTTACTCCTGCCTCTACCGCACGCTGTTTTTCCCGCACAAAATGTATGAGCTGAATGCGGCTGGAGAACCCGTGCATTACAGCCCCTACGACGGGAAAACATACGACGGCTACCGCTTTGCCGGCACTGGCTTCTGGGATACTTTCCGTGCCCTTTACCCGTTCCTGAACCTGGTGTATCCGGCCATCAACAAAGAAATGCAGGCAGGGCTTGTAAATGATTATAAAGAGGGAGGCTGGCTGCCTGAGTGGTCAAGCCCGGGCTATGCCAACATTATGGTAGGCAATAACTCTGCCTCGGTGGTGGCCGACGCCTACATGAAAGGCCTGCGCGGCTACGACATCGAAACACTGTATGAGGCACTGCTGCATGGCGCCAACAACGAAGGACCGATTACAGCCATTGGTCGTGCCGGCGCCGACTATTACAACAAACTGGGATATGTTCCTTATGATGTAAAAATCAACGAGAACGCGGCCCGTACGCTGGAGTATGCCTACGATGATTTTGCCATCTACCAACTGGCGAAAGCCTTGAAGAAACCGCAACAGGAAATTGACCTGTACGCCAAACGTAGTCAGAACTACCGCCACCTCTTCGATCCTTCAACAGGGTTGATGCGGGGCAAAAACCAGGATGGTACTTTTCAGTCACCGTTTAACCCCTTTAAGTGGGGCGACGCGTTTACAGAGGGTAATAGCTGGCACTACAGTTGGTCCGTTTTCCATGATGTGCAGGGGCTGGTGGATTTGATGGGCGGCAAGCGAAACTTTGTAGCCAAGCTGGACTCTGTTTTTTCGCTGCCTCCCGTGTACGACGAGAGCTACTACGGTGGTGTGATCCATGAAATACGCGAGATGCAGATTGCTAACATGGGCCAATACGCGCACGGCAACCAGCCGATACAGCACATGATCTACCTGTATAACTATGCCGGCGCTCCCTGGAAAGCACAGTACTGGGTGCGCGAAACCATGAACCGCATGTATAAACCGATTCCAGATGGCTACATCGGCGACGAAGACAACGGCCAGACCTCGGCTTGGTACGTGTTCTCGGCCATGGGCTTTTACCCGGTTACGCCAGCGGTAAACCAGTATGTGATCGGCGCACCACTCTTCAGGAAGATAACGCTGAAGCTGGAAAGCGGGAAAGAATTTGTGATTGAAGCACCCAACAACAGCGCTCAAAACCTATACATACAGCAGGCCAGGCTCAATGGAAAGAAGTATGATAAGAACTGGATATCGCACGAAACAATTCTAAAGGGCGGAAAGCTTAAATTTGACATGGTCGTAACACCAAACACCACCCGCGGAATATCGGAAAGTGCCTTTCCATACTCCTTTTCCAGAGATGAGCAGCAATAG